From Theileria annulata chromosome 1, complete sequence, *** SEQUENCING IN PROGRESS ***, one genomic window encodes:
- a CDS encoding surface protein d precursor (Signal peptide predicted for TA19865 by SignalP 2.0 HMM (Signal peptide probability 0.968, signal anchor probability 0.024) with cleavage site probability 0.890 between residues 23 and 24), which yields MKLTAGLVRLYFLIFIISSSVLGNNNCKDEELDAMGMLIKQDLNKELLFQTSHILTKVGKKHGIKPGTRVDKFLSELMKMFGQHGIGGVSEQCLNCFAASIHCVANKCKGPCLRGPCTEECQNCVRKNCMPALLECIGKESIPNPCDWKEDYLKYKLPKTEEKEDDESKKKGEASGGS from the coding sequence ATGAAATTGACCGCTGGATTAGTCAGGCTCTACTTTCtgattttcattattagtTCCTCAGTCTTgggaaataataattgtaaagATGAAGAACTAGATGCTATGGGTATGTTGATCAAACAGGATTTAAACAAAGAACTATTGTTCCAAACATCACATATTTTGACAAAAGTAGGGAAAAAGCATGGTATTAAACCTGGAACAAGAGTAGACAAATTCCTATCTGAACTTATGAAAATGTTCGGTCAACACGGCATTGGTGGTGTTAGTGAGCAATGTCTTAATTGTTTTGCGGCAAGCATACACTGTGTTGCGAACAAATGTAAAGGACCATGTCTTAGGGGACCTTGTACTGAAGAATGCCAAAATTGTGTTAGAAAAAATTGCATGCCAGCATTACTGGAATGTATAGGTAAAGAAAGCATTCCGAATCCTTGTGATTGGAAAGAAGATTATCTAAAATACAAACTTCCGAAAACTGAAGAaaaagaagatgatgaatCTAAGAAAAAAGGTGAAGCCTCGGGCGGTTCATAG
- a CDS encoding DEAD box RNA helicase, putative, translating into MDGDSIFKQFLAREDNKELRQLCSQSMEFLNNPSSQNQFNTNLNNQDLGSMHTERQMNLNLDYGSPSANDFGRPKHVMLDEISDALLVDGTQFNENVNMQWTHLPLSPDLLKGIHNMGYARPSKIQQCALPLILGSCTNIIAQSKNGSGKTATFALAMLSKVNLNVPLVQALCICPTRELATQNVQVIQKLGQFTQIKCFLGVPQCPRYDDNDKYHLYVGTPGKTMDFLKKRIMNVTSVVMLVLDEADELINQQNNMGPQVLQIRNFFRGPVQIVLFSATFSDSVHNFATKIAPRAHVIQVKREQLTLDCIDQRYMICNDEEDKFNKLSEIYSSMIVGQSVIFVNSRETAFKLSQRMRDQGHAVSLLCGTLGPSSGPNSMTPEIRDRIMKEFKDGETKVLICTDVLARGIDVPQVTLVINYELPMSYSGTKTAEAKSMCMETYLHRIGRTGRFGVKGMSINMITVNEMALIESIKQYYKCNVDLLECDPEELENMVRNFRV; encoded by the exons ATGGATGGAGATTCAATATTCAAACAATTCCTTGCCAGAGAGGATAATAAGGAATTGAGACAATTATGCTCTCAAAGTATggaatttttaaacaacCCATCCAGCCAAAACCAATTTAacacaaatttaaataaccAAGACTTAGGATCAATGCATACTGAGAGACAAATGAACCTCAACTTAGATTATG gATCGCCAAGCGCAAATGACTTCGGTAGACCAAAACATGTAATGCTGGATGAAATCTC GGATGCTTTGCTCGTCGACGGAACGCAGTTTAACGAAAACGTTAATATGCAATGGACGCATCTCCCTTTATCACCAGATCTTCTTAAAGGAATACATAATATGGGATACGCAAGACCATCCAAGATACAACAATGTGCATTGCCACTGATACTTGGCAGCTG CACAAATATTATCGCTCAATCCAAAAATGGATCAGGAAAAACAGCAACGTTCGCATTGGCAATGCTTTCCAAAGTTAATCTGAACGTTCCATTAGTACAA GCTTTGTGCATTTGCCCAACCCGTGAATTGGCAACACAAAATGTCCAAGTGATACAGAAATTAGGCCAATTCACACAAATCAAATGTTTTTTGGGAGTACCACAATGCCCAAGAT atgATGATAACGATAAATACCACCTGTATGTTGGAACTCCAGGAAAAACAATGGATTTCCTTAAAAAAAGAATTATGAACGTTACG AGCGTAGTAATGTTGGTTCTGGATGAAGCAGACGAACTTATAAACCAACAAAACAATATGGGACCACAAGTTCTCCAAATTAGGAACTTTTTTAGAGGCCCTGTACAAATAGTATTATTCTCAGCAACTTTCTCAGATAGCGTACATAATTTCGCTACTAAAATAGCCCCAAGAGCACACGTGATTCAA GTTAAAAGAGAGCAACTTACCCTGGACTGTATTGACCAGAGGTACATGATCTGTAACGACGAAGAAGATAAGTTCAACAAACTCTCTGAAATATATTCAAGTATGATTGTCGGACAGTCAGTAATATTTGTTAACTCAAGAGAAACAGCATTTAAGCTTTCACAAAGAATGCGAGACCAAGG CCATGCAGTATCTTTGTTGTGTGGAACGTTGGGACCAAGTTCAGGACCTAATTCAATGACACCTGAGATCAGAGATAGAATTATGAAGGAATTCAAAGATGGAGAGACAAAGGTCCTCATCTGTACAGATGTTCTGGCGAGAGGAATTGATGTCCCACAAGTCACCCTGgttataaattatgaacTCCCAATGTCGTACTCAGGAACCAAGACGGCTGAAGCCAAATCAATGTGCATG gAAACATATCTACACCGTATCGGAAGAACTGGACGTTTTGGAGTCAAAGGAATGTCAATAAATATGATCACAGTAAATGAAATGGCGCTTATAGAGTCaattaaacaatattaCAA GTGTAACGTCGACCTTTTGGAGTGTGACCCAGAAGAATTGGAAAATATGGTCAGAAATTTCAGAGTATAA
- a CDS encoding GTPase, putative, translating into MYNSIKCARVSLCRILGYGVRYTVYDVYSQNLRKFTTESNTQVVESKSTLNAFGLPETREFFVPGITSDPFYKDISLPKRCIGCGAQFQTIDQNKPGYVCSDVLNESGARGSSKLPRIRGVEIENAPEGVEVNKAELGRFSTKKRRVICQRCYKLQYYKRLDTKNEVDSSRETLVKEFLDGENLKRNALKRVISSNLTAKQFPVLMTQLESETNIANNSVKISSTSEIISNMATRIKNNSLILFVLDLTNLEISVIPELYIALRNRTLEVIWIANKIDVLPKVVDHSEIKRWLKSVVRHIGNSKSSDVILISSSKGTGFDKLEHRFKEYLRVGDPRNIYVVGATNVGKSTFVNRFLDFIKYKHVGTLNLRRSVGGTTRSAIPGTTLEFIEFGLPSGFKLIDTPGIPIISQIPSLLYKPVDLISIAMTKTINPLYIKLDEGQTLLIGALGRVDLVQGSKCIVQCFFACTLIIETEPLQVKISLNIKVTVNCNGPKPLDEFVICGLGWFSFSGTGPKIVEMFVPKGVNFLRRPAMITNPPRAADKFNIINQR; encoded by the exons atgtataatagtataaaatgtGCCAGAGTTAGTCTGTGCAGAATCCTTGGATACGGGGTACGTTACACAGTTTATGACGTTTATTCTCAGAATCTTCGTAAATTCACAACAGAATCAAACACACAAGTTGTGGAATCTAAAAGTACCCTGAATGCGTTTGGATTACCAGAAACTAGAGAATTTTTTGTACCAGGAATCACATCAGATCCGTTCTAT AAAGATATTAGTCTTCCAAAAAGATGTATAGGCTGTGGAGCTCAATTCCAGACAATAGACCAAAACAAACCAGGATATGTGTGTTCAGATGTACTTAACGAATCAGGAG cTAGAGGATCATCAAAGCTACCGAGAATTAGAGGAGTAGAAATCGAAAACGCACCAGAAGGAGTTGAAGTAAACAAG GCAGAATTGGGCAGGTTTTCTACAAAAAAACGTAGAGTAATTTGTCAAAGATGTTACAAACTCCAG TATTATAAAAGACTGGATACAAAAAATGAAGTTGATTCTTCCCGCGAAACACTGGTGAAAGAGTTTTTGGATGGagaaaatttgaaaagaaATGCCCTAAAAAGAGTAATCTCGTCAAACCTCACTGCAAAACAATTTCCAGTCCTGATGACCCAACTGGAGTCTGAAACTAACATAGCCAACAACTCAGTGAAAATCTCTTCAACATCAGAAATAATCAGTAATATGGCAACAAGGATTAAAAACAATAGTCTGATACTGTTTGTGCTAGACCTGACAAATTTAGAGATTTCAGTAATCCCAGAACTATATATAGCTCTGAGAAATAGGACTTTGGAa gtAATTTGGATCGCAAATAAGATAGACGTACTACCCAAAGTTGTGGATCATTCAGA GATTAAAAGATGGCTAAAGTCAGTGGTGAGGCACATTGGAAATTCTAAAAGTTCTGACGTTATCTTGATATCAAGTTCAAAGG gGACTGGGTTCGATAAACTAGAACATAGATTTAAAGAGTATTTGAGAGTTGGAGATCCAAGAAACATATACGTGGTGGGAGCAACGAATGTAGGAAAATCAACATTCGTCAACAGATTTTtggattttattaaatacaa GCATGTTGGAACCCTTAATTTAAGACGAAGTGTGGGTGGAACAACCAGGTCAGCAATTCCAGGAACCACTTTggaatttattgaatttggACTCCCAAGtggatttaaattaatagataCGCCGGGAATACCCATTATATCGCAAATTCCATCGCTGCTTTACAAGCCTGTGGACTTGATCTCGATTGCAATGACTAAAACTATTAATCCTCTGTACATTAAGCTTGACGAAGGACAGACACTTTTAATAGGAGCATTGGGCAGAGTGGACCTAGTTCAGGGTTCCAAATGCATAGTTCAGTGTTTCTTTG CTTGCACCCTAATAATTGAAACAGAACCGTTGCAAGTGAAGATATCGTTAAACATCAA AGTAACTGTCAATTGTAACGGACCAAAACCGTTAGATGAGTTCGTAATTTGCGGGTTGGGGTGGTTTTCATTCAGTGGAACGGGACCTAAGATAGTGGAAATGTTCGTACCAAAAGGTGTAAACTTTTTAAG GAGGCCAGCAATGATCACAAACCCACCCAGAGCAGCggataaatttaatataataaatcaaagGTGA
- a CDS encoding uncharacterized protein (Existence of the intron is uncertain, thus alternative gene model possible; weak similarity to C2H2-zinc finger Pfam domain), producing the protein MSPQGSAPFSSILYLTKRKRLSEHLYEQRDETNHSKHQYYYENVFYPSQRPEKYGNAGIHKNLIYLSEDRLKYETSDGVALDVDDGLNRGLNYLSQHSHLMNLSDIEEFLRLQRYKTQVHENFHGKVEDIANLLDLNGMKNKEVLYSDPFERDLELSDKYVGPLNATEVAHLIALALKLQENERLDSDLGKKLEISASSWKNFKVPNTVPDDLIMSLFMNKPYQCEKCGLRFNLSDTKSRHELTHKQKADRFWYPLDGWVQMTSKGAASSTNTRSMVTLETFKNLFRTIPLEDENVNWLKGLLFPNEQPSKDVVMTDELPQTNVELEEEEASYANENLGDETVIWSWGIMDDLDEPLSLSSTDQQTEDEDFDLSLFNLMLKNISFNLLMLNSKNPVFGTFGDLSKFFCALCKDNLNCQFDVKYNKFVYLDTTSFQLDPNVVSSVFKDHVLLSFILSLGNLDKLSVFDLMKKMASIKVISPDTKSKLDLAITDWSFKYTKELLDINSSIPKMDDGWKNPFKESDGSHTRSLLISHTSCLKLFFNSHIRLLKIKSSYLKNEEIRKKIKLLNLYISFSGFVAPLEDFVELNLSSELDFKALDRNLLIL; encoded by the exons ATGTCACCTCAAGGATCAGCCCCTTTCTCCAGTATTTTATATCTGACCAAGAGAAAGAGACTCTCCGAACACCTCTATGAACAAAGAGATGAAACTAACCATTCAAAacatcaatattattacgAAAATGTCTTCTATCCCTCACAACGACCAGAAAAATATGGCAACGCAGGAATACATAAGAATCTAATTTACTTATCAGAAGATAgattaaaatatgaaaCTTCCGATGGAGTGGCACTGGATGTTGATGATGGACTAAATAGaggtttaaattatttatcgCAACACTCACATCTCATGAACCTCAGCGATATTGAGGAATTTCTGAGACTTCAACGCTACAAAACTCAAGTACACGAAAATTTTCACGGTAAAGTCGAGGATATCGCAAATCTTCTAGATCTAAATGGCATGAAAAACAAGGAAGTTCTCTATTCGGATCCTTTTGAACGCGATTTGGAACTTTCGGATAAATACGTAGGTCCACTGAACGCAACTGAAGTAGCTCATCTGATAGCCCTGGCCCTTAAGTTGCAGGAAAACGAAAGATTGGACTCAGATTTAggaaaaaaattagaaatttcGGCCAGTTCTTGGAAGAATTTCAAGGTACCTAATACGGTACCAGACGACCTCATCATGTCACTTTTTATGAATAAACCATATCAATGTGAAAAATGTGGTTTGAGATTTAACCTGAGCGATACAAAAAGTAGACACGAACTAACGCACAAACAGAAGGCTGATAGATTTTGGTACCCTCTGGACGGCTGGGTTCAAATGACCAGCAAGGGAGCAGCCTCTTCCACAAACACAAGATCTATGGTTACTCTGGAAACCTTCAAGAATTTGTTTAGAACCATACCTTTGGAAGatgaaaatgttaattgGCTCAAGGGTCTTTTGTTTCCAAACGAGCAGCCGTCAAAGGATGTTGTTATGACTGATGAGCTTCCTCAGACAAACGTTGAGTTGGAGGAGGAAGAGGCTAGTTATGCTAATGAAAATTTGGGTGATGAAACTGTTATTTGGTCCTGGGGAATAATGGACGACTTGGACGAGCCACTATCTCTAAGTTCTACAGACCAGCAAACTGAGGATGAGGATTTTGATTTATCGCTATTCAATCTAATGTTGAAgaatatttcatttaatcttttaatGCTAAATTCTAAAAACCCTGTTTTCGGCACCTTTGGTGATTTGTCTAAGTTTTTTTGTGCTCTGTGTAAAGACAACTTGAACTGTCAATTtgatgtaaaatataataagtTCGTATACCTTGATACTACTTCTTTTCAGTTGGATCCTAATGTTGTTTCTAGTGTGTTTAAGGACCATGTTCTCCTCTCATTCATTTTATCTCTTGGTAATCTTGATAAATTATCGGTGTTTGatttgatgaagaagatgGCCTCAATAAAGGTAATTTCTCCAGATACTAAATCTAAACTCGACCTGGCAATCACTGACTGGAGTTTCAAGTACACCAAGGAACTTCTCGACATAAATAGTTCTATACCTAAGATGGATgat GGTTGGAAGAACCCATTTAAAGAGAGTGATGGGTCACATACAAGGTCTCTGCTCATTTCACACACAAGCTGCCTAAAGCTTTTCTTTAATTCTCACATTAGGCTTCTGAAGATAAAGTCGAGTTATCTTAAAAACGAAGAGATTAGGAAGAAGATTAAGCTCCTGAATTTG TACATATCGTTTAGTGGGTTTGTAGCTCCGTTAGAAGATTTTGTTGAGTTGAACCTAAGTAGCGAGCTCGATTTTAAAGCGCTTGACCGAAATctactaattttataa
- a CDS encoding uncharacterized protein (small overlap at the 3' end with gene TA19830) yields the protein MAQYFGGFEEEEDDPVLFELDVYLSNPTLSDILGYFDKLPDHIPFLNELASNPFDRLLLLQYPLETCMYLNGESSDGIPRNKINSNASDMLRLKSVEIGEQVENNEVNNKKIYVSKSKKSNRHYNSPFVKLNYDLGPNYALNVKTSPIKKSHKSSLLFKKEFDAMNSPEFGPSKSFGESLNVLTYESTVSTSEHVMDCLGLLKIENTVHGLKRELHLVPVRAILQLRPKLDSFNQSFLSSDDSCMSLFYNKNLTWKSVDKIYYSESPESMELIEQFTKYGKEVKECDNPKINFNQDRELYINSLCVPLNGTSSGFQRCSKEQNGLVNCGITHIYTKTHDFSPNFRFMKRLSVEMQLKLLLSHRSIDSFYSLKRDIVNNNLEDEELIKILAKFAKNISGNWVLSSVHAIENYTEDDECNPEEMEYLVSCREFLLCLLNRQSSEPKLKDSASVCKLATEIFRNATGLPFKLANDLLCGVAKPQGKIWVLKLDKDEEFSEKHTQVFDLFNQYWRERLKKIADIVSSFKKSPQINQMLRNIFIKGELASFIKNKVCSHYKIMEHMESLGYGDQQETINGILPQVATRINDGLWTCKKANAWFTECKNNIIGTDNQAQIPNFIVRAIKKFTD from the coding sequence ATGGCCCAGTATTTCGGAGGATTTGAAgaggaagaagatgatCCAGTTTTATTCGAACTAGATGTGTATTTATCTAACCCAACCCTTAGTGATATACTGGGTTACTTTGACAAATTGCCAGACCACATCCCCTTTCTAAACGAACTAGCATCGAATCCTTTCGATAGATTACTGTTGTTACAATACCCTCTGGAAACATGTATGTATTTAAATGGCGAATCTTCTGATGGAATACCTAGAAACAAGATCAATTCAAACGCATCCGATATGCTGAGACTCAAGTCTGTTGAAATTGGAGAACAGGTCGAAAATAACGAAGTCAATaacaaaaaaatatatgttTCAAAGTCAAAAAAGTCTAACAGACATTATAACTCGCCTTTTGTGAAATTAAACTATGATTTAGGCCCTAACTACGCACTCAACGTCAAGACTTCGCCTATCAAAAAGAGCCATAAATCAAGCTTGTTGTTCAAAAAAGAATTTGATGCAATGAATTCTCCTGAATTTGGACCCTCAAAATCATTCGGAGAAAGTCTAAACGTTTTAACGTACGAATCGACAGTCTCAACAAGCGAACATGTGATGGACTGTTTGGGATTACTAAAGATAGAAAACACTGTACATGGATTAAAAAGAGAATTACATTTGGTTCCAGTTCGAGCAATCTTACAACTTAGACCTAAACTTGATTCATTTAATCAAAGTTTTTTATCGTCCGATGACAGTTGTATGAGCCTGTTCTACAACAAAAACTTAACGTGGAAAAGTGtagataaaatatattattctGAATCTCCGGAATCTATGGAATTGATCGAACAGTTCACCAAGTACGGCAAGGAAGTAAAGGAATGTGATAACCcgaaaataaattttaatcaaGACAGGGAgttgtatataaattcgTTGTGCGTCCCACTCAATGGGACCTCTTCTGGATTTCAGCGGTGTTCCAAGGAACAAAACGGACTAGTTAATTGTGGTATAACCCATATTTATACCAAGACCCACGATTTCTCGCCAAACTTTAGGTTCATGAAGAGACTAAGCGTGGAAATGCAGctaaaattgttattatcGCATAGATCCATCGACTCATTCTACTCACTTAAGAGGGACATAGTAAACAATAACCttgaagatgaagaacTCATAAAGATACTGGCCAAGTTTGCGAAAAACATATCCGGTAACTGGGTGTTATCCTCAGTTCACGCAATTGAGAATTATActgaagatgatgaatGTAACCCGGAGGAGATGGAGTACCTGGTGTCATGTAGAGAATTTTTACtttgtttattaaataGGCAATCGTCGGAACCGAAACTTAAAGACAGCGCTTCAGTGTGCAAATTGGCTACAGAAATATTTAGAAATGCAACAGGACTGCCATTTAAATTGGCAAACGATTTATTGTGTGGTGTGGCTAAACCTCAAGGTAAAATCTGGGTACTAAAGCTGGATAAAGACGAGGAGTTTTCAGAAAAGCACACTCAAGTATTCGATTTATTCAATCAGTACTGGAGAGAACGTCTAAAGAAGATAGCTGATATAGTTAGCAGCTTTAAAAAGAGTCCTCAAATTAACCAGATGCTTcgaaatatatttataaagGGAGAATTGGCCTCATTCATCAAAAATAAGGTCTGCTCCCACTACAAAATCATGGAACACATGGAGTCATTAGGTTATGGTGACCAACAGGAAACCATTAACGGAATTCTGCCTCAAGTCGCCACTAGGATCAACGATGGGCTGTGGACGTGTAAAAAGGCAAACGCATGGTTTACTGAATGCAAGAATAACATTATTGGAACGGATAATCAAGCACAAATACCTAACTTTATAGTCAGAGctattaaaaaatttacaGATTAA
- a CDS encoding Kelch-domain containing protein, putative (Contains Kelch domain;~Apicoplast targetting peptide predicted by the PlasmoAP tool;~1 probable transmembrane helix predicted for TA19830 by TMHMM2.0 at aa 424-442;~Signal peptide predicted for TA19830 by SignalP 2.0 HMM (Signal peptide probability 0.998, signal anchor probability 0.000) with cleavage site probability 0.341 between residues 22 and 23;~small overlap at the 3' end with gene TA19835) encodes MIKFVHLIILLLLAHCVKIATSNVKWTRLKSGQFRNKILKFAATSGNNSQYMFGGEIDGRYTNNLFVLNDPNLEWSILSANGSFPSRRSGSTLTKIGSSLYVIGGHNDNGTLNTIYRFDTLTLNWSKVIPLNGVEFVARSGHSATTDGKNRIYVFGGYNDEGYFLNDLYKIDLTIKYDSDYKTYKTYAEFTLLSDEKSILNPSPRESSSLIHVDSKLYLFGGYSYSAACTDGLWIFDLAGKRWYKSKSQVLPPPGEGYTGIRMGRAILYFGGCNYTYNAHRCYNNVWNYDTIGDKWTIVPSSFEKPLERGHSFLFYSQNSIILYGGSKLDNVIYNDMWKLSMLLPCTDPKYSCFGNGECSGSSCTCFSGFLGHDCGTEQVEEKISSPDQEEISKESQTCDAQQSETRSRVVRVFRFLKSHVKRYNYVTILVIIVMVLALVALRAHRKRD; translated from the exons ATGATTAAATTTGTCCATTTAATCATATTGCTTCTTCTAGCACATTGTGTAAAAATTGCAACTTCTAATGTTAAATGGACGAGGCTGAAATCAGGCCAATTCA gaaacaaaattttaaagtttgCCGCAACCTCCGGGAATAACTCACAGTATATGTTCGGAGGAGAAATAGATG GAAGATAcacaaataatttgtttgtCCTAAACGATCCTAACCTGGAGTGGTCAATTTTGAGTGCAAATGGTAGTTTCCCATCTCGACGTTCAGGTTCAACGCTCACCAAAATCGGTTCCTCCTTGTATGTAATTGGAGGTCATAATGATAATGGAACCTTGAACACGATATATAGATTTG ATACATTAACACTTAACTGGAGTAAAGTGATTCCACTGAATGGAGTCGAGTTCGTCGCAAGAAGTGGACACTCAGCAACAACTGACGGAAAAAATCGCATTTATGTCTTTGGAGGATACAATGAT GAAggttattttttaaatgaCCTCTACAAAATAGATTTAACGATCAAGTATGACTCAGATTACAAAACATATAAAACATACGCCGAGTTCACTTTGTTAAGCGATG AAAAAAGTATCTTAAACCCTTCACCAAGAGAATCATCCTCCCTAATTCAC GTCGActctaaattatatttgtttgGTGGATATAGCTATAGTG CTGCCTGCACCGACGGact gTGGATTTTTGACTTGGCAGGAAAGAGGTGGTACAAATCAAAATCTCAAGTCTTGCCACCCCCAGGAGAAG GATACACAGGGATTAGGATGGGCAGAGCAATTCTGTATTTTGGCGGTTGCAATTACACTTATAATGCTCATAGATGCTACAA TAACGTGTGGAATTACGACACCATTGGAGATAAGTGGACGATTGTCCCCTCATCCTTCGAGAAGCCACTGGAAAGGGGGCACTCATTTCTTTTTTACTCACAAA attcaataattttgtacGGGGGCTCCAAGCTCGACAATGTGATTTACAACGACATGTGGAAGCTCTCAATGCTTCTTCCCTGCACCGATCCAAAGTATTCCTGCTTCGGAAATG GTGAATGTTCTGGGAGTTCATGTACTTGTTTTTCGGGGTTCCTGGGGCATGATTGCGGCACTGAACA GGTGGAAGAGAAAATATCTTCACCTGATCAAGAAGAGATTTCAAAAGAGTCACAGACTTGCGACGCTCAACAATCTGAGACCCGTTCACGTGTGGTAAGGGTTTTCAGGTTTCTAAAGAGTCATGTAAAAAGATACAACTATGTTACAATATTAGTGATCATTGTGATGGTTTTGGCCCTCGTCGCCTTACGGGCGCACAGGAAGAGGGATTAA